Proteins from one Lachnospiraceae bacterium genomic window:
- the codB gene encoding cytosine permease, with protein sequence MKNNKQTVDVDYAASAVPQSGRRSLITMFMIMLGFTFFSASMWVGQELAEGLDFGGFVGALIVGGIILGVYTGLLGYVGAKTGLSMDLLAQRSFGTKGSYLSSAMISFTQIGWFGVGIAMFAIPIANQLLGGSVAAEWILVIVAGVCMTASAYFGIKSLTIISYVAVPLVAILGTVAMVMAIQKGEGTIIDQFAASSGSLSVIGGAGLVVGSFVSGGTATPNFSRFAKSGKAGLVTTVVAFFIGNSLMFCFGAVSSIFVGGNDIFDVMIRLNLFYLAVLVLGLNIWTTNDNALYSAGLGLANIFHQKKKPMVLISGIIGTTASVWLYWNFCSWLNVLNCTLPPVGIILVLGYFMHKDEYAEGAQNTKVVDWFAVAGVVLGAVVANVVSWGIASLNGMAIAAICYVAGQLIMKKKA encoded by the coding sequence ATGAAGAACAACAAGCAAACAGTCGATGTAGATTATGCAGCATCCGCCGTGCCGCAGAGCGGACGCAGAAGCCTGATCACTATGTTTATGATCATGCTGGGTTTTACCTTTTTCTCAGCCAGCATGTGGGTTGGCCAAGAGCTGGCGGAAGGGCTCGATTTCGGCGGCTTTGTCGGAGCACTGATTGTCGGCGGCATTATCCTGGGCGTATATACCGGGCTGCTGGGCTATGTAGGCGCCAAAACGGGATTAAGCATGGACCTGCTTGCACAGCGTTCATTCGGTACAAAGGGTTCCTATTTATCCTCTGCGATGATCAGCTTTACGCAGATCGGCTGGTTTGGTGTGGGCATTGCCATGTTTGCCATCCCGATTGCTAATCAGCTGCTGGGCGGTAGCGTGGCGGCTGAGTGGATTCTGGTCATTGTGGCAGGCGTATGCATGACGGCCTCGGCCTATTTTGGCATTAAATCACTGACCATCATCAGCTATGTGGCGGTGCCACTGGTAGCGATTCTGGGCACAGTTGCCATGGTGATGGCAATTCAAAAGGGAGAAGGCACCATCATCGATCAATTTGCCGCCTCCAGCGGCTCGCTGAGCGTAATTGGCGGCGCCGGCCTGGTGGTGGGATCGTTTGTCTCAGGCGGTACGGCTACGCCGAACTTTTCGCGGTTTGCCAAATCGGGCAAAGCGGGGCTGGTCACGACGGTGGTTGCATTCTTTATTGGCAATTCGCTGATGTTCTGCTTTGGCGCGGTGTCCTCGATCTTTGTGGGCGGCAATGATATTTTTGACGTGATGATCCGGCTGAATCTTTTCTATCTGGCAGTGCTGGTGCTGGGGCTGAACATCTGGACGACCAATGATAATGCGCTGTATTCGGCGGGCCTTGGCCTGGCCAATATCTTCCATCAGAAGAAGAAGCCGATGGTGCTAATCTCTGGCATTATCGGTACGACTGCTTCGGTGTGGCTGTACTGGAATTTCTGTTCCTGGCTGAATGTGCTGAACTGCACGCTGCCGCCGGTGGGTATCATTCTGGTGCTGGGATATTTTATGCATAAGGATGAGTATGCAGAGGGCGCACAAAACACGAAAGTGGTGGATTGGTTTGCTGTGGCCGGCGTTGTTTTGGGCGCGGTGGTGGCCAATGTGGTAAGCTGGGGCATTGCCTCGCTGAACGGTATGGCGATTGCGGCCATTTGCTATGTCGCCGGCCAGCTGATCATGAAAAAGAAGGCATAA
- a CDS encoding YebC/PmpR family DNA-binding transcriptional regulator, which yields MSGHSKFANIKHKKEKTDAQRGKIFTKLGRELMVAIKEGGPDPENNSKLRDVIAKCKSNNMPNDTIQRSIKKASGEDSSIVYESITYEGYGPGGVAVIVECLTENKNRTAANVRHAFSKNGGNLGTTGCVSFMFDQKGQIIVELPEGMDEEELMMTALDAGAEDFEAEDGTCEIITDPASFSEVYAALEAAGIEIASGEVTMLPQTMAESDDPAVAESMEKLIDMLEDDDDVQNVWHNWE from the coding sequence ATGTCCGGACATTCAAAATTTGCAAATATTAAGCATAAAAAAGAAAAGACCGATGCGCAGCGCGGCAAGATTTTTACCAAGCTGGGGCGCGAGCTGATGGTGGCCATCAAGGAAGGCGGCCCGGATCCCGAGAATAACAGTAAACTGCGGGATGTGATTGCTAAGTGCAAAAGCAACAACATGCCTAACGATACGATTCAGCGCAGTATCAAAAAGGCCTCCGGCGAGGACAGCAGTATTGTGTATGAATCCATTACCTATGAGGGCTATGGTCCCGGCGGTGTGGCCGTGATTGTGGAGTGCCTGACGGAAAATAAGAACCGCACAGCGGCAAATGTGAGGCATGCGTTCTCTAAGAACGGTGGCAATCTGGGCACGACCGGATGCGTGTCGTTCATGTTTGACCAGAAAGGCCAGATCATTGTAGAGCTGCCGGAGGGCATGGACGAGGAAGAGCTGATGATGACGGCGCTGGATGCCGGCGCAGAGGATTTTGAAGCCGAGGACGGCACCTGTGAGATCATCACGGATCCGGCCAGCTTTTCAGAGGTGTATGCGGCGCTGGAGGCGGCCGGCATCGAGATTGCCAGCGGCGAGGTGACGATGCTGCCGCAGACAATGGCAGAGAGCGATGATCCTGCTGTTGCCGAGAGCATGGAGAAGCTGATCGACATGCTGGAGGACGACGATGATGTGCAGAACGTATGGCACAACTGGGAATAA
- a CDS encoding ATP-binding cassette domain-containing protein, which translates to MIVARELTKVYKIAQPQEGRFGMLRSLIKPQYTEKRAVDGIDFTIEDGEIVGYIGQNGAGKSTTIKMLSGILVPTSGQVEVSGLVPHKDRKQHLRNIGVVFGQKTSLWWDVPVIDSLRILKEMYQIEDRQFKHNLELFTDLLELGSFIQQPVRQLSLGQRVRADLAAALLHNPKTLFLDEPTIGVDVIAKERLREFIQEVNHTQGVTVLLTTHDVVDMEKLVKRVIVIHTGQIIYDGDLQGLRQRYGQERRMEVQFGGQCPQIELPDVKTERISDTRLAVTFNQQQLSVNEVLAYMRQTEQTVEDIVIQNADIEQIVRDIYREGGGKK; encoded by the coding sequence ATGATTGTTGCACGGGAGTTGACAAAGGTATATAAAATTGCGCAGCCGCAGGAAGGGCGGTTTGGCATGCTGCGCAGCCTGATAAAGCCGCAGTACACAGAAAAGCGCGCAGTGGATGGGATCGACTTTACGATAGAGGACGGCGAGATCGTGGGATACATCGGACAGAACGGCGCGGGAAAATCGACGACTATTAAAATGCTTTCCGGTATTTTAGTGCCAACGAGCGGACAGGTAGAGGTAAGTGGTCTGGTGCCTCACAAAGACCGCAAGCAGCATCTGCGCAATATTGGCGTGGTGTTTGGCCAGAAAACCTCGCTGTGGTGGGATGTGCCAGTGATCGACAGCCTGCGTATTCTGAAAGAAATGTATCAGATAGAGGACCGGCAGTTCAAGCATAATTTGGAGCTTTTTACAGATCTGCTGGAGCTGGGAAGCTTTATTCAGCAGCCGGTGAGGCAGCTTAGCCTAGGGCAGCGGGTCAGGGCCGATTTGGCAGCTGCGCTGCTGCATAATCCGAAGACGCTTTTTCTCGACGAGCCGACCATTGGCGTCGATGTGATTGCGAAGGAGAGGCTGAGAGAGTTCATTCAGGAGGTGAACCATACCCAGGGCGTGACGGTGCTTTTAACGACGCATGATGTGGTGGATATGGAAAAGCTGGTCAAGCGTGTGATTGTGATCCATACGGGGCAGATCATTTATGACGGAGATTTGCAGGGACTGCGCCAGCGATACGGCCAGGAGCGGCGCATGGAGGTTCAGTTTGGCGGGCAGTGCCCGCAGATTGAGCTGCCGGATGTAAAGACAGAGAGGATATCGGACACCCGGCTTGCAGTTACATTTAACCAGCAGCAGCTGAGCGTGAATGAGGTGCTTGCTTATATGCGGCAGACGGAGCAGACGGTAGAGGACATAGTGATACAAAATGCGGATATCGAACAGATTGTGCGGGATATTTATCGGGAGGGCGGCGGTAAAAAATGA
- a CDS encoding ATP-binding domain-containing protein, with translation MKPIERDEHKHLQESLAIIQSNIERYQKRTEEVKRETEELNDKITPRDRELNSQMFIQLSISSAILEHVENSLRKNKAAADKPYFGRIDYQETKSGLEESLYIGKNGIQTAEDDIVVVDWRAPVATVYYENEKGLGAYQVPEAAQVEIDLALKRTFDIEGGQLNGYYDSDIASNDQLLVKYLAKNKDVVLGDIIATIQKEQNQIIRDTPFKSMIVQGVAGSGKTTVAMHRISHILYNYEKRYAPEDFCIIGSNDMLLSYITSGLPELDVRNVKQRRMDEFLRDQLYEDWKKKYRLIPALPEHSWKCRMHYVLVLDQYLRQVWHKLLKPRSVRDPELGEILSREQMYELLHYRRDWSLQRVEVLLNETIQRRIRFLTDYTTDDDEYQYWRALRKKKLKEYKQYFKPTKEWFGVLETYQRFVGLYAQKQGIDASAVLANLERGRLDVYDLAALTVVRRWISEDMLPNTFGQIIVDEAQDFGEMIYYVLKRLQPGCYFTIMGDVSQNIHYEMGMNEWEALREYVFNEKADSFQILAKSYRNTIEISEYAGRVLEKASAGAYKIDPVIRHGSPVATYQLKEEELLPQAAKLIEEIRSRGYRTIAVVCRLQEEADALHKALAKSIGDEGEGFQQGLMVLPIELTKGLEFDAVILWKPDEAHYGNTPKEAKLLYVAITRALHELHLLSSEPFTSLLE, from the coding sequence ATGAAACCGATTGAAAGAGACGAGCACAAGCACTTACAAGAAAGTTTGGCCATTATTCAGAGCAATATTGAGCGCTACCAGAAAAGGACGGAGGAGGTAAAAAGAGAGACCGAGGAGCTAAACGACAAGATCACACCCCGGGACAGGGAGCTGAACAGCCAGATGTTTATTCAGCTTTCGATTAGCAGCGCCATTTTGGAGCATGTGGAAAATTCGCTTAGAAAAAATAAAGCGGCTGCCGATAAGCCCTATTTTGGGCGGATTGATTATCAGGAAACAAAGAGCGGGCTTGAGGAGAGCCTGTATATTGGTAAAAACGGGATTCAGACGGCGGAGGATGATATCGTAGTCGTGGACTGGCGCGCGCCGGTGGCCACCGTATATTATGAAAATGAAAAGGGGCTGGGAGCCTATCAGGTGCCGGAAGCTGCGCAGGTTGAGATTGATCTGGCCTTAAAAAGGACCTTTGATATTGAGGGCGGACAGCTAAACGGATATTATGACAGCGATATTGCCTCTAACGATCAGCTTTTGGTTAAATATCTGGCTAAGAATAAGGATGTGGTGCTGGGCGATATCATTGCGACGATTCAAAAGGAACAGAATCAGATTATCCGCGATACGCCGTTTAAGAGCATGATTGTACAGGGCGTAGCCGGGAGCGGCAAGACAACGGTTGCGATGCACCGTATTTCTCATATTTTGTATAACTATGAAAAAAGGTATGCGCCGGAGGATTTCTGCATTATTGGCAGCAATGATATGCTGCTGTCATACATTACCAGCGGACTGCCAGAGCTGGACGTCCGCAATGTGAAGCAGCGCCGGATGGATGAATTTCTGCGGGATCAGCTATACGAGGACTGGAAGAAAAAATACAGGCTCATTCCGGCTCTGCCGGAGCACTCTTGGAAATGCCGCATGCACTATGTGCTGGTGCTGGACCAATATCTGCGGCAGGTGTGGCATAAGCTTCTGAAGCCGCGCAGTGTGCGCGATCCGGAGCTGGGGGAGATTTTGAGCCGTGAGCAGATGTATGAGCTGCTGCACTACCGGCGCGACTGGTCGCTGCAGCGCGTAGAGGTGCTGCTGAATGAGACAATTCAGCGTCGGATTCGTTTTTTGACGGATTATACGACCGATGATGATGAATATCAGTATTGGCGCGCGCTGCGCAAGAAAAAGCTGAAGGAGTATAAGCAGTATTTTAAGCCGACTAAGGAATGGTTTGGCGTGCTGGAGACCTATCAGCGCTTTGTGGGGCTGTATGCGCAGAAGCAGGGGATCGATGCCTCGGCGGTGCTGGCCAATCTGGAGAGGGGGCGGCTGGATGTGTATGATTTGGCAGCGCTGACTGTGGTGCGGCGCTGGATCAGCGAGGATATGCTGCCCAACACGTTTGGACAGATCATTGTGGATGAGGCGCAGGATTTTGGCGAGATGATATATTATGTACTTAAGCGCCTGCAGCCGGGCTGCTATTTTACGATCATGGGGGATGTTTCGCAGAACATTCATTATGAAATGGGCATGAATGAGTGGGAGGCGCTGCGAGAATATGTTTTCAATGAAAAGGCTGACAGCTTTCAGATTTTGGCCAAAAGCTACCGAAATACGATCGAGATATCGGAATATGCGGGGCGCGTGCTCGAAAAGGCTTCGGCTGGCGCCTATAAAATCGATCCAGTGATCCGCCACGGAAGTCCGGTAGCCACATATCAGCTGAAAGAAGAGGAATTATTGCCGCAGGCGGCAAAATTGATCGAGGAGATCCGCAGCCGGGGATATCGTACAATTGCGGTTGTATGCCGGCTGCAGGAGGAGGCGGATGCGCTGCATAAGGCGCTGGCTAAAAGTATTGGCGATGAGGGGGAGGGCTTTCAGCAGGGGCTGATGGTCCTGCCGATAGAGCTGACGAAGGGTCTGGAGTTTGATGCGGTTATTTTGTGGAAGCCTGACGAGGCACATTATGGCAATACGCCGAAGGAGGCTAAGCTCCTTTATGTTGCGATCACGCGGGCGCTGCATGAGCTGCATCTGCTGAGCAGCGAGCCATTTACGAGTCTGTTAGAATAA
- a CDS encoding AbrB/MazE/SpoVT family DNA-binding domain-containing protein, with translation MLANTFVDNAKVMAKGQVTIPKDVREVLGVASGDRISFIVEGSNVRIVNSAVYAMQMLQREMAGEAERAGLASDEDIMALVKESRNEDEDA, from the coding sequence ATGTTAGCAAACACTTTTGTTGATAATGCAAAGGTTATGGCCAAAGGGCAGGTTACAATCCCAAAAGATGTCCGCGAAGTACTTGGTGTGGCAAGCGGAGACCGGATTTCTTTTATTGTGGAGGGTAGCAATGTTCGCATTGTTAATTCGGCTGTTTATGCCATGCAGATGCTCCAGAGAGAAATGGCAGGTGAAGCAGAGCGGGCGGGTCTTGCATCTGACGAGGATATTATGGCGCTTGTAAAAGAATCGAGGAATGAGGATGAAGACGCGTGA